In Bemisia tabaci unplaced genomic scaffold, PGI_BMITA_v3, the genomic window aagttgccaaattagctcaaataattaatttattttacaaagttgtacctaaacaattttaatcaaacatttttctgatttcggcatgaaatctgaggcaaagtcagtgaaattttcagtgaggaatgctcaagattctcctAGATAATATgtaatttgcgaggagaaattcggcaacattggagTTGTTGATGCTGGCAAAAGCCCTGTCGTTTTCGAGGCAGAAGTTGGTCGATAGTTTAAAGTgtcacgttctttcgtgagggaaacggcAATATCAATACAAAAGGCGTTTATACCAAGCAACCATCTGCCGGATTTGAGTGATTCTAAATTGGCGATTCAAAAAGTAATTAATTTTCTTGATGAcaaattcaagtattttttctcagtgcaagcAGAGGTTATTGAATTCTCAATTTCAGTGGGCAAATACTTTTTTCGTCAACcatgcaccgagaaaaaagatttgtagaatttaccattccgtcacgctgtattttacacagcgtcaattcagagtcaatgcTGCCAGAGGAAAGGTAAACATACTacatactggtacaggtaaccattcctctggcagaatcgactttgaattcacgctgtgtaaaatacagcgggaaggaatggtaaatgctacctatcttttttctcggtgtggtTTGGGATACTGATTTGCCTTAAGCcaattttgagactttttcttatttttcttttcatttatcGGACATTAAGTTCTGAAAGGCGACttgaaatggaaaattagtgGTATGAGATGCACTGCAGGAAGGAGGTAGAATGGAAAAGAGACAAGAACAGAAATACAAAACGAGATTGGAGTCATAACAGAGCGCGGCAAGAAGCGAGGCTAATGTAAATACTACACCTCTCAAATATCAACAATAAGGGATTAACAACTTTCTACCATTTGCGATATAGTGCGTCGGCATACTTTTTTACATAATATCTCCCCAAACACTCATGAATAGTGTAGACAACAGACGTTTTGGCGGTCTAAAATATTCTTAGCAGTACCTATTTCGTTCAAGTAATTCttaatttacttcatttttgcacggCTAAAAAGTATGCCAGCTTCGTAAAAATTCAACCAGTTAAaggcgaagaggaaaaatatctcgGCCTTTAGAGGAAAATAACAGGTGAGATGGTTCTTACGCATATTTTTATGATTTGAATAAAACACGTAAAATTGTTgtattttaaaagcttaaaattatATATATCGATACAAAGCAACGCACTCTCCTCTAGAAATTGCTAATAAGAAAGGGGATTGGAGTATTTGATAAGTGTTCATGGAGCACAGTCCGAGACAAATTACCATCAAAATATTTTGGTAAAAACTTTTCAGAAGTGCGTCTCAttgatatttcaattttcaaaatttttccggcGAGGCTCCTCTGCTTTTCCTTTGGGTGCAGGGGGAGCACCCATGACTCCCTTGATGAAATGCCCCTCTAAGCCTGTTCTTACAGGGTTAGGAATTGCAGTTGAAGAAACGGAATTTTAAGTAATAAAACTACTCTATGTTTGACTTGAAGCTGAATATTGTTGCATTTTGAAGCAGCTTTACATACATGTCCAGTAATGAACTAAAGCGATAGCAATTAGTACTCTTTCAATCACTATgtgtagaatttttttcgtcaaaaattcaattttactcCAAATTTGACGACATATTTCTACAAGAAATAGTCCCCTAAGTTTTAaggggtttttttctttctttctttctttttcaggtcATCCCTCCGATTTTGGAACACTAATTTACGAACACCGTAAAGAAACTTTAGCATGCTCTTGCAATGAAAATTCACACTGCCTTTTTCTTTAATAACTTACCAATGATTATTTTAAACAACGGTAGGGCCATTAATAGCTTTAAGTAGTCCGGCGGTTCAGGTTGAGTGGCAAGCGGCGAGCTTTGAAAAGTAAAAGAACCAAAAGTAACGGGGGGAAAACTAAATCCGCACTATCACATCCGCGAGGATCAAAGATTAGCTCACCGCCGAAGAATGAGGGACGAGCCGGGAATGAGAATCAAAGAGAACGGAAAGCGAAATGTGAAAAACCGGAGGTTATGTACCGTGATCAGCGCGCGACATTTTCAAAGCTCTGGCTGCGCAGCTGGCCGCGCGAGAAATATGTGTCCACTTAACGCCCGGTTTGCCACCTTCCAAGCTATCGTTCACGCAAATCTGACGTCGCACAGTGAACGAGCATTCGAGTTATATCGACCATCGGTGAGCAGACGGAAGTTGAAACCAGCAGTTGCGTGGCCGGGGGAGGAGAGAGTGACTTAGGGtgtttgaaccccccccccccatgaccACAAAATTCCTCTAGGGAACAtcaatttccgtaatttttaaaacatgttaacctatgacccccctcccccgggaaatttgtAACCAAGACCGCGATCGCTCCCATGAAAAACTGGCTATGCCACACGAACCAatatgaatcagttgttttccaAAGAGAACAGGTCCAAATCTCGATGAGTCGCAGACAGCAGTCCTTTCATGCaaagccaaggctcatgcaaagACGGctttgttcccttttgaaaacaaccgaTTCAGATATACATAAATGAAGAATTTCCATATAAATATTGATGGCACGGTGGTGAATAGACGAAATTCCTAGCTTTTAAAGCTCCAATTAAAAGGAATACATAAAAAGGAATGACGAAGAGTTACAATGATAAAAGAAAGGGTAATGTATGATAGGAAGGATGTAGACACATTTTGAAAGGATATTCACCCTCGTAAATATAtgtcagtatttttttatttttatattataataAAACCAAATGCTATGccattcattttctaaattattttcctgTAAATACAATAACGGTGGTTGTATCTAAATGCTTCTAAACCAAGGAAATGAGAGGACAAAGACCTGTCTTGGTCATGttcttttcaaataatttacgCATTTATACACTTATAGCAGCAGAGCCAGGCACTTTCTTCACAACTTTATCTGGCGTTCACATGACTTGGGATCCCATTGATTGGTCAACATTGAATACTTTGAAGCATTCAGGACAATTTTTCAGGGCTTTTCACTTACTTCTCCGTCTAATCATTCCTCTTCCCATCAGTATTTTATAAGTTACCGAGGAGATCTTATTTGTATATTGTTGCATCTGAGTTGTTAACAAAATTCTTACCGATTTTTATATCATTTAGTTCTTTTATTGAAAGTATCAGTTTGGATCACTCCAAAATTGTCTTCGATTTCTTTAAGTACaatttaaaacatgaaaaagtaAATCATTGGGAAACGAATCCCCTAAATCTACCTCATGAACCCAGTCTTACCTGGTGTTTGCTTCAAAGGCGTGAGACATATActaaaattggactacattttgcaattaggaactataaattctatcccggtataaaaacaacgtatgtgccattccctatgcacataagtgtttttttgagatgagccagaatttgtagctccaaattgtaaaatgcagtccaattaatccTTTATCTCACCGCTTCCCCGTTAATATGCTGAGGTTCACCTGAAATATATGTAGATTCTACGACGAAGATAGCATAACGATTCATACTTATATACTTATATACTTACATTTATAATCTTCCCGACTTTCCGAATTGTATTATatctataatttttatttacagtTTGTTTCAAATATATGCAGGGTTGATTTTAAGGActtttgcatttattttcagaaaatattttcagaaatttgtttAATATGACCCAAGAAAGCCCTTAAAATGCGAGGCGATCTTCAAGAATTAGGCCACGTAACGGTCAAAGGGCGTccctttgttttactttttatgtgtttgaaaaaagtgtttttaaatagtcctgttattttgaaaaatacaatcaTGCGGTCGATCgtgatatatttttaaatttcaatctgACATATTTTTGCGAGCCTCAGTCGTGCTGAGAATATTAGACttaactttcctttttttagtgGCATTTTTAttatataaaatattattaagacatctgaaaaattgcgatacaaTGGTTCGATCTTATAAATTGTTTTTACTCTTATTTTGTTGTCCCGTAAACATAAATCCGTACAGCCTGAGCGTTGAGTTAATTGCCGATCATCGGCCATCTGTGTGAGCATTCAAATTACCACTGGTGACGCACTAGTGCTATAAATTTGTGAAAAACTTCACTTTTCCCCATTTCTCCTGACATTGAAGAAGTTTTCTCGCTCGGAGGATATGGCAACTCTGCAAAGTCTTCcgtaattgaattatttttcggGCAAGCACATGGCTAATAACAGTTTTGAAACACGCGATTGGaaaacaaactttaaattttcgtcATTACTTACGTCGGATGCTCATACAGTACGTCATTATCTGGAAAAGCGCATCTCGCGTGCTGTTATGATAAAcatgaagaagatgaaaaagtatagcgaaacacgcatattgttgaataaggTTTAATGgcttggatgcatttcgggCTCAGCCCATCTTCAGCTTGTCACTAAAGCTTGTCTGGTCTTCTCTGTATTACTGGTTGCCTAGCTGCGGTAGGTAGCCATGCCCTATTTATAATTAGCGTCTTTCACTCTTTACTTAATTTTGTTTACTATATTTTTCTGCTAATTCTATCAGTTATTTCCACtgctttttaaacatttttaacattttttaacattttttcatttttgaccagtTCCCAAGTTCTTAGTTCGCTTTGCCTCTCGATATTTTTCTCCATCATGCATTGTGACAATTCTTTACTGTGATAAACTTGTTTCTGTGTTTCGTTTTAAGTGCTTGCTGAAGATGGGCTGAGCCAGAAATGCATCCAAGCGATTAAAccttattcaacaatatgcgtgtttcggtatactttttcatcttttttacgTCATTATCGTCTATAATTGATTTATATGCTCACTCATGGTGGCTTTTTGCAATTGTAATGGTTTTTTCCGTGCTGACTTTTGGTTCCGGTCGAATCCTCCAGTAACGTTTTATGACACAACAGGTAATAATGAGGGAAAAGCTGTTTGAAACTCGTCTGCTAGCGTGAAAATGAAAGCCTCCATTGCATTCTGCCTCCGTTATTGATACACCAAACATAGGTAATCCCAGATGCAGCAATTCATATATTAaaggactgtattttgcaataaagaggTAATAATTGTAGTAAATCCATAAAGGCACCTATCTGCATTGGAAAACTGAAGGcacttatgttgtttctaatatGAGCCAAAAAAAGTAGTTTCCGATTGCAACATGTATACCTAATTAATTTGTAAGAGGCAATTACTGTAATTTTAGAGATTCGTGCTAGAATCGCGCAATAAGCAACAAGGAACCACGTTTCTTAGGGAAAGGGATCTGCTTGTAGTatagtttcttttttctcataaagaaaatattttgccgacatgtttttattttaattaactGCAATACTTTAGGATCGAGCCTAACAGAAAAGTACTAAGTTTTTTGGCAACTGAGTTTAGTTGTTTGGTGTGTGCTCATGAGATTGCTGGGGAAAACTCTATGACCTCATCATGAAGTTGGTTTCTCCTTCTTAATTGATTTGGCTATTTCAGCATTTAAGAGAGAAGAGCgaacttgtttttaaaaaaatgaaaaaaattgtgattgtgCTTCGCATTATACTTTTGTGgttataaataaacaaaaaatatcaTGGCACATACTTTTGCTacttaataataattaaatatatTCTACTAGTTTTTACAATCACACTCATGCTGTGACCAAAAACATCAACATATTTGTAAATTGTCATGGGAGTGTTGAACGTCGAGAGAAAATTAAGGTTTCAGAATTAAAACACGCTCTtgttttgtctgaaaaaattgtattgttaGTTAATTTCCGGCATTTTTTCATGGTGACCCAAATAACTGATTAAAATTAAACTCGAATAAATATGTCTTCTTCCTGAGTTAGGTAAGCTCTCTTCACGCCGGGtttcaaatttcctccgtttcattcttcttcttttttcgagGTAGGCTTTGCACTCTCCCAAACGGTGGCTCGGGGTTCGTATCTAAGAAGAAAGTGCCGAAGtagctaaaaaagaaaaataatcgggAATTACTTAGATATAAACGCTTTAGGTATGTAGCGTATCTTTGAATAAAATTAGCATAAAATTCGCATTAGTCAGTGACAATGTGATCGACACTGCTTTCTGATAATGGTATTTACCTGCCTATCTTCCTTCGGTATTGTTTCCGCTTTCACACTCGCCGAGTTAGTAAGAAAGGAAATGTAGGTAATTCATTTTCTGTTCAGtcagaatgttgaaaaaaaagaacccCTATAGAACTTCTCAGTGCAAGTGTCTAAAATGTTCCTTGTAAGGCTCATATCGAGCAgtgaataattgaaaaatccgTTCAAACTGGATTACCTTTCAGGTGAGAATTTTGACCGAGTTTGACCTCTTGAGagtgaaaaaatataattttaaaaaaatcaaatgcctTCACTCTTCCTTTAAAACTTGCAGGAcctggtcaaaattttaaaaactcaaaaacaaATAGAGTTTTTTTCAATTACATCACTACTTTGATCGTTAGTTATTAAAAAATTGCACGagagcttttttcaaaatatctaatAATAGCTTCTTAACAAATAAATTGATAGGTAAAtgaggaaattttggaacgccTTGAGTTGAAATGATTTGAATCGATTACTGTTATCCCTAGTCTCACAATGGCATGATGTTAAGAAACGTCGATGTTCGGGAAAGGTATCCAAGACAGACTGTTTATGTACTTATCCAACTTCAAAACCGCGTATATCAGTTGTCATGTATCAATATTTCTGCATATATATTCTTTCAGATAGGAAACAAGTCTAACCTTTAGCTTAAAATTTTATCTGATCTCTTTTTACCACCGGAAGGCCCTGCTAGCAGAAAACCTAATATAAATAAACAGACAAACTCTCAAACCTCTCCAAATTTTATCATGATACGATCTTACCAATGTAAGATTTTTGTCGTTTAAtggcatttttttctcaattttcagataaaaaggcaaaatcaaaagttttagATGTCATACGCAAGGCAGGTTTAAAACCAGTATGAGAGAAATGTGACTTGTTAAtctagataattttttttttttttttttttttttttttttttttttttttttttttttttttttttttttctctcagagaCTGAGAGCGGTTTTTTAGCAATTTCTCCACGAGAGTTGAGACTTTTGCATTCAGGAAATCAAAAAGTCCTTATGGACAAGTATAAGACAGCAGCAGAGCAGCAGCCTCTCTTGTCGACAGTTGATACCCTCATCCATGACAGATGAGCTACGGATGATGCAGTGCACCAAATAAGTTCATCGGACCGGCTTGTTTTCTGTGCGAATTACTTAAAACAATAAGGCAGATCAGCACTTGAAAGTTAGTATttggaaagtaaaaatttccATTATTGCCATGATACCAATGAAAAGGTCTCTCTTGGTTTGTAGTTGCTTCACGAGCAAAtctggaccacgttaagcagaaaggaaccaaaccacatcagctattgcaaaatgcaattggataacttaattttttacatgaaaagggtTGTAATGATTTTTTTGCAAACAGAGGATTTTCTacatacagtagactctggattatccggcttcgtattatccggactctggattatccggatcgattttgcaaccatgtaactacgtacgcattccgataagtgagcggatccgcggagaagcgatcgcaaggcatattggcgcccgcaaggctgaaggaatactgcacgcattgcgccaaacagtgaggtcgtcgtggaacgcattagcgccaaacagtgaggttggcgtggaacgcattagcgcctactagattgcataaatacttctcgcattacgccaaacgcagtgcagtttgttagttagcctaaaacgcacattagcggctacaagactgcatgaatacttcacgcatttcgcgctttaatcgttgtattgtaatttatcgttgttggctaccattcacaatcaccattgagtcgttcagtttggcgttaatcttttaaattcgtgttatgtatacataataagaatactgtggtgttggttggtggtgtttttgtttacaattattatccggatttctttttcatccggatcgggcccggcaccaattaatccggatagtCCAAAGTCTACTGTACAGTACGAAGctaaatgctttaaaattttcaaaggaatccgcgcaaatgttctcttgtaaaaaattaaaactgcccAGTTAAAGGCAATAACTGAtctggcttggttcctttctgctgaatgtGGTCCATTTCTCTCTGAATGAGCTCGATCGCCaacaaccaagaaaaaaatcccaCGCAATGCAGTCAATTTAAAAATGCGCGATACGGAATGCGAAGAGCGTGCGTCGAACTATTTTAAACACTTCTGAtgtgatttttgtgcaattttacctatCAAATTACTAATTAGTTGCCTATTCCTTCGGGCAGCAGacttatcaaaataaattcacGACATGAAAAAGTGCGTGTGTGAACTTACTCTGGAGAGGGATTTTCCCCGAGAATGACGACTGCAGAAGAGTTGGGACAATGTCCTGCTTCGAACTCATCGTAGTTGGGGCATGGGACAGCTGTGAAGCCTCGCTCGTCCTTGACTGCCTCTCCAAAGTAATAATAAGCTCTTCGGTGACTACATACGGCTGTAAAATAAGAGGGGATTCCGCAAAACGTCAGTTCCTTATGACGGAGGTTGGTGAATTTATAAATTACGTAGcagcaaaaatattgattttaagtAATTTGCCTGCAaagggccactagacaaggttcgGGTAAAAgaaatctcttcaaaattttacatagaaaacgattcacataACGGGAAGTTCGGAAATGAACTCCTGAATGAAATATTAACAGGTCTTTttaaacacagatcaaatggaagttagattataCAAATGGCGTCATTTGTATGTTTGACATTTAGGTATCCGATGTTATTTGAAAACACCTATATCTTGTTAAGGAGTTGTTTTTCAGACTTCCCGTCGTAGGATTCGTTTTCCAcgtgatatttttaaaagaatactcGCAGTGGTGTGCTCTAATTCATATGTCGTCTAGAGTTCCATTAATTTAGTAATATGTATTCTGTTCTGTCAACATTGGATGGAATGAGGAATCCTTTGCTAAAGTGCGAGGATTTGATTTAGGTCATTGGGTAATGATTTTGAAGTAATGAACGTAGAGATTTCttgaatttcgaatttgattCTTGTGATATTTATGATAATTTTGCTGTCATTAAGCCACCTAGAAACTTTGCTATAATTCagaatcagattttagctttggttaccacaaaaaaaaactaagtcTCGTGAACCGTAAATGCAGTTTTCCATATTGGCCGCAACACTTGAAAAATTCAACTGTATTCGTGAACTAAGGAATCAAATCTTGGTAAGAATGCGACAGTTTAAATTGCGTTAAATGTAAATAGGCCGGCTGCATTAATCCACGATACAGTATGCGGAAAATTACACGGTTTTtagtgcagattttttttacttctctaTGTGCtcattcaatttattttgttttgtttttgctaCACGAGTATAATGAGCATCGGAGACTTTTAAACCTATACTAAggaaattaaaactaaaaaaaaaaaaaaaatgaaaaaagcaaaatgtTTGCAGAGCTTAGATAAAACCTCACATTATTGTTGACGCCTTACACGCGGTAGAACACTCGATTCTACCTGTGTATAGATTATTGCGTCCTCGACGGATGCAGGGGCTCTTTCGACCAATCACTATGTGTATTGAAGGGAGTCACTCTTAACATATGGCCAATATTTGGCAATGAAGAACatatatttctggctcattttagagacaacatgTGTGACTTCAGTTCCCCTTTCCAGATTCTCTCTATGAGTCAAAAAAATAGCTCCctactgcaaaatgcagcccattCTCTAACAAGGGGCTTGTGCTTGTCTCGGACCTGAACAACAGTTGCAATGAGGagtcactatttctggctcattttagacgTAATTTATGTGCCAATTGTTTCTCTATGCAGCTAGATTTTTTAAGGATGACACTGTAGATATAGATATTATAGATATAAGCTCCTTTTTGCAATATGTATTCTAGGTACATACTTCCTATCCTGCATAGCGGCACATTTAacgaaaaggggaaaaaaatgacgTGCTGTATAAAATCTGTACGCAGAGTCAGCCGGATGACGATTTTGCCTCTCAGTGCACCATTGTGTTGTAGGCAGTGAACAGTCGGCGACTGTTCTCAAGACGTTCCCTCCGCACGTATTTGCATTTCTCTGGTACTTGGACTATTGATGCGAAGCTAATTTAACCCTTcatggcatagcgttacgaattcgtaacgacgtattttcagggtttttaaaaattgaatttttcccctGATTTCGCAGAacttcattagttttttctttatttgaaactttgattcccttaactttaaaattttgaaaacaaattcggTACTCTACTTTTTCATGCAAGATACAAAGTAGATTAAAATCCCcgagaatctgagatccaaaattaattcatgccatagagggttaatcTCTCTGCCCCTACTTAGGAAAGCGTATGAATTGTGAGTTTCTGATCGAGACAGTTTTACAATTAGAGTTTCACGTACATGCAAAGTCGTAAGTGCACCCAGGCTGGGGCCAGCTGCCTCCGTTGGGGTAAAAATCGCGAGTGCCGAGAGGGTCCTGGTACCCAAGGTAGCCCCCCGAGGTGTGGACGATCTCAACTATTCGAGCATCTTGTTGGTCAAGCCTCTCCTCCACTCCCGTGCTCCCGTACATCACTTGAGCAGGATCCAAACCTGGTGAACACAATCATTAGAACGAAAAAAATGAGCCCCTTAATAAaacttggaccgcgtttagcagaaaggaaccaagccgcatcagctattgccgaatgtaacggggcaatttatttttttacaagagaacgtttgtggcaattattttgaaaattttaagttgcTTCACACTAGacagaaatttctttaaaatttgcacaaaaatccgtacaaccgttttcatgtaaaaaattaaattgctcaattaaagttggcaatagccgatgtggcttggttcctttttgcttaccGCGGTTTACTTAGATTTTGACgtcattttatgattttcttctttaaaattttacgaataatGAATCGATCCAGGcgacagaaaatttgaaaatcaaccTCTGAGTAAGAAGTCAATTTATACACGACATtggtataaaaatatgaaaattatatACAAATGAAGTCATTCGTGTCGTCATCATCTGATCAATGCAATCATGCAGAACTGTCTTTTTAAGGATTAATGTTGAACTTTTTGTCGTATAAAGAACTTCATAATTATAATTTTGGAGGGATGTGTTGTCATTGTAGTTAGAAAACGGTGAGAATTCCTGAGAAATTTTCGGCATTATTTAAATTTGGTCTACAAAGACTGCCAAAAATTGGACAATGAaaacatgacatttttaaatgtcTTCAGGATATTAAAAATTGCTTTATTTACATATGTAGAGTTTGCAGTTATCGCTCAATTGGACACTAATATTGAAGAGCTAAGTAAGTAAAAAATATATTGGATCGAATATATCCTTTGATATAATATATTTTTCGAACGTTCATAATTCgatcaatgaaaaatttcgtGTAAGACTTTGGACAGAGTTTATGTTTCTCAATTTACTTGTCTCGATGTATAAAACTGTACGTTGAACCCGATTCCGAGATGCATTCATAATGCAAGAATCTAATTCCCCACTCCAAGTGTTGTTAAATTTTTACCGGTAATTCTATAGACATTGCCCGTCTGGACATTTTGCGCAGCTATTCCAGCAGCGTGCGCACCCAAACTGAATCCGACGAGATGAAAATCGCCCGCTCGGCCTCTTTTCGTCATCGAAAGGTAATCGATGAGAGAGGCTGTGTGCTGACCGACAGGAACCGTAGCTCGTTTTGCCGAAAAGTACCAGGGTA contains:
- the LOC109043315 gene encoding phospholipase A1 (The sequence of the model RefSeq protein was modified relative to this genomic sequence to represent the inferred CDS: added 289 bases not found in genome assembly), which gives rise to MESSEEIKWTLMPDGRGDVRVAILDGLMPGSEPDVQDSVKFLLYTRQNAKKPEVGKMNSTCRPVFKYFNSKRQSKILIHGFGDDSTSSLMYPVLTEAFLAKGDYNVFQVDWGELSAVPWYFSAKRATVPVGQHTASLIDYLSMTKRGRAGDFHLVGFSLGAHAAGIAAQNVQTGNVYRITGLDPAQVMYGSTGVEERLDQQDARIVEIVHTSGGYLGYQDPLGTRDFYPNGGSWPQPGCTYDFASVCSHRRAYYYFGEAVKDERGFTAVPCPNYDEFEAGHCPNSSAVVILGENPSPDYFGTFFLDTNPEPPFGRVQSLPRKKKKNETEEI